DNA from Salinispora arenicola:
CCAGCAGGCCACGCCCGGTCAACCGGATCGGGTGCCGGCACGCACCGACCCGACCCTCCACCTCGTGAGCGGCGGCGATGCGGAGCAGGGTGTCGAGGTCGACGCTGTGAGGGGTGGATGGCATCATCGGCGCAGCTCCTCTCCACTCGTGGGAGGACTGCTTGCGGGGAGAGCGGCGGGGTGTTCTTGGCGGAATGAGCCGCCGCCCTCCCTGTCCTCATCGCTGGGTGGAGTCGCCCCGGCGGCGTCGGCGAGCAGCCGCAGCGGGTCACGCACCAGTCCGGCGGTGTCCGCCGCGATCCGGTCAGCGGTGGCGTCACTGACGTACGGGGTGCGGACCAGCGTGAACCCGGGCCGGCCTTCGGCCACCATCGAGGCGACCCCGATGTAAGCCGGGTCCTGCAACCGGCGCGGATGCTCATCCGGGAAGCCGGTGATGTCCGAGCCGAGCACCGCCGTGGCCGCCTCGCTGGTGCGCTGCGCGAAACTGACCGCGACCTGGCAGTTGTCCCGGATCCTGGTAGGGATCGCATCCCCGGTCGCCTTCTGCGTCGCCAGGATCACCTGAATACCGACGTTGCGGCCCTTACGCACCAACTCCTCCACCAGCCGGGCCGTCTGCCGCGCCACCGCATCGCGCTTCTTCGACTCGACGTCGGTGCCCTTGGACTCGTTGAAGAACGTGTGCGCCTCATCGATCACCACCACGACCAGCGGCCACGAGGCGGACGGGCCGACATGCCACACGTTCTTCACCCCGAGCACCGCCCGGATACACCGCTGACGACCCGTCATCAACTCATGCACCCGCACCAAATGATCACGGACCTGCTCCGGGTCGTCCTTCGCCGCAAGCCACGCCCGAACGAACAGGTCGTCGTAGTCCGGGCCGCCCTTGCCGTCGATCAACACGAACTGCACCGCTGGACTCGGCGCGAGTTGACAGAACCGGGCGTTCAGCAGCGAGGTCTTGCCGAAGCCGGCCAGCCCCGCGACCACCACCCCGGACACCCCGGAGGAGCGGATGGTGACCGGCTGGCTGTCGGCGTCGACACCCGCCGACCACGTCTCCAGGTGGTCGGCGGTCGTGGTCTGCCCGTCCCAGGCTGTCGGTTGGGTGAGCGGGTCGACCAGCAGCGCCCGCAGCCGGACCAGACCGGGACGGACTTGTGCTACCCGGACCTGCGGCACGCGCCACGCGTCGGCGAGATGCCCGGCGGCATGCTGGAACTCGACCAGGCCGAGCCGGCCGACCGTGGAGGCGTCGACCTCGACACCCCACCGCCGCGCCCGTACCCGGACCGCCGGAACCAACTCCCGCCGCACCACTACCGTCTGGGGCCGGGACGACCACGACGGCGGACGGACGTGTTCGGTCTGGACCAGGCCCACCCGCACGGCGGTACGCCGCCACGAGTACCGGATCCGCCAGCCGACGCGTATCGCGGGCCGAATCTCGGCGTCTGCCAGCAGATACCGCACCACATGGGCGGCCAGCCACACCGTCGCCACGACAGCCGCCACGCCCAGCAGCACGGCGGGAACCATGGTGAGCAGCCTCAGATGAGTCGGATCGATTGTCGTCATCCAGGCTTCACCGCCGTCAACGCCGATGCGCGGAAGATCTGCCACGGCCGGCCGTTCTTCTCCCCCGCCACCAACGTCAGCCCGGTCGCCTTGACCCACTGGCCGATCGCGAGGTCCTTCGGCACCGATGGCTGCG
Protein-coding regions in this window:
- a CDS encoding FtsK/SpoIIIE domain-containing protein, with the translated sequence MTTIDPTHLRLLTMVPAVLLGVAAVVATVWLAAHVVRYLLADAEIRPAIRVGWRIRYSWRRTAVRVGLVQTEHVRPPSWSSRPQTVVVRRELVPAVRVRARRWGVEVDASTVGRLGLVEFQHAAGHLADAWRVPQVRVAQVRPGLVRLRALLVDPLTQPTAWDGQTTTADHLETWSAGVDADSQPVTIRSSGVSGVVVAGLAGFGKTSLLNARFCQLAPSPAVQFVLIDGKGGPDYDDLFVRAWLAAKDDPEQVRDHLVRVHELMTGRQRCIRAVLGVKNVWHVGPSASWPLVVVVIDEAHTFFNESKGTDVESKKRDAVARQTARLVEELVRKGRNVGIQVILATQKATGDAIPTRIRDNCQVAVSFAQRTSEAATAVLGSDITGFPDEHPRRLQDPAYIGVASMVAEGRPGFTLVRTPYVSDATADRIAADTAGLVRDPLRLLADAAGATPPSDEDREGGGSFRQEHPAALPASSPPTSGEELRR